The following proteins come from a genomic window of Miscanthus floridulus cultivar M001 chromosome 2, ASM1932011v1, whole genome shotgun sequence:
- the LOC136540615 gene encoding uncharacterized protein, whose product MRAAQIDPSPAAPPKSRLKRIFERQVLRVSPAERLPSVPPSGAEKDELSEPSSLCLDGMVRSFLEDGGGAAERGAAARCCNCFHAGDTSDDEDSPAAADAAAADIAETIKGLVHCASLRERNLLADVSTLVEHHRASGARKRDLLRLLAESLRAAGHDAAVCLSRWDKSASHPAGEHAYLDVLLPAASERGERERVLVDVDFRSAFEVARPTKAYRAVLQRLPSVFVGRDDRLRLLVAAAADATRASLKKRGLHLPPWRKLEYMRAKWLSPYDREAPAPPPQSEAATGELAGDGEGGGPSA is encoded by the exons ATGAGGGCCGCGCAGATCGATCCGTCCCCTGCGGCGCCGCCCAAGTCGCGGCTCAAGCGCATCTTCGAGCGCCAGGTGCTGCGCGTCTCGCCGGCCGAGCGCCTCCCGTCGGTGCCTCCCAGTGGCGCGGAGAAGGACGAGCTGTCGGAGCCCAGCTCGCTGTGCCTGGACGGCATGGTGCGGAGCTTCctggaggacggcggcggcgccgccgagCGGGGAGCGGCCGCGCGGTGCTGCAACTGCTTCCACGCCGGCGACACCTCCGACGACGAGGACAGCCCCGCTGCGGCCGACGCCGCTGCCGCTGACATCGCGGAGACCATCAAG GGGCTCGTCCACTGCGCCAGCCTCCGGGAGCGGAACCTCCTGGCCGACGTCTCCACCCTGGTGGAGCACCACCGCGCGTCGGGCGCGCGCAAGCGCGACCTCCTCCGCCTGCTTGCCGAGTCCCTCCGCGCGGCGGGCCACGACGCGGCGGTCTGCCTCTCCCGCTGGGACAAGTCGGCGTCCCACCCCGCCGGGGAGCACGCATACCTGGACGTCCTCCTCCCAGCCGCGTCGGAGCGCGGCGAACGCGAGCGCGTGCTGGTGGACGTGGACTTCCGGTCCGCGTTCGAGGTGGCGCGGCCCACCAAGGCGTACCGCGCCGTGCTGCAGCGCCTGCCGTCGGTGTTCGTCGGGCGGGACGACCGCCTGCGCCTCCTCGTggcggccgccgccgacgcgacGCGCGCCAGCCTGAAGAAGCGCGGCCTCCACCTGCCGCCGTGGCGCAAGCTCGAGTACATGCGCGCCAAGTGGCTGTCCCCCTACGATCGCGAGGCTCCCGCTCCGCCTCCGCAGTCTGAGGCCGCCACTGGTGAGCtcgccggcgacggcgagggagGTGGGCCCAGTGCTTAA